A genomic window from Plasmodium reichenowi strain SY57 chromosome 6, whole genome shotgun sequence includes:
- a CDS encoding long chain polyunsaturated fatty acid elongation enzyme, putative (part of same gene as PRSY57_0604500B~gap found within coding sequence), with protein sequence MNSLNILFFNNLGENILKFFNPSFKYARSITKNWFLMNPTHFFIALLSYLIFVFISYIYYIKYGSKSRHDKTLAAKIAPAITRSHKSTPLERMVEKLTPSYNLLQVLFSLIITLLTVYEAKNRRFSLFYNSVDFSKKNIALCCWLFYLNKLVDFVDTILIVLRKKWNQFTFLHVYHHLSVFLIMWVNTSVGYDGDIYYIIVV encoded by the exons ATGAATagtttaaatatattatttttcaataaCCTAGgagaaaatattttaaagtTCTTCAACCCCAGTTTCAAATATGCAAGAAGTATAACAAAGAATTGGTTTTTAATGAACCCTACTCATTTCTTTATAGctttattatcatatcttatatttgtatttatatcatatatatattatattaagTATGGAAGTAAAAGTAGACATGATAAAACCCTAGCAGCAAAAATTGCACCCGCTATAACAAGAAGCCACAAAAGTACACCTCTAGAACGGATGGTTGAAAAATTAACACCCTCCTACAATCTTTTACAA GTCTTATTCAGCTTAATTATCACATTGCTAACAGTATACGAAGCAAAGAATAGACgtttttctttattttacaATTCAGTTGATTtttccaaaaaaaatatcgCCTTGTGCTGCTGGCTCTTTTActt GAACAAATTAGTAGATTTTGTTGACACAATTTTAATTGTTCtgagaaaaaaatggaaCCAGTTTACCTTCCTACATgtttatcatcatttatcAGTTTTTCTAATCATGTGGGTAAACACAAGTGTAGGATATGATGGAGATATTTACTATATTATTGTAGTGAA